In Corylus avellana chromosome ca2, CavTom2PMs-1.0, the following proteins share a genomic window:
- the LOC132170939 gene encoding histidine-containing phosphotransfer protein 1-like, whose protein sequence is MDGVVQLQKQLVDYTASLFHEGFLDEQFNQLQQLQDESNPDFVVEVVSLFFEDSERLLNELGKTLEQKTVDFKKVDAHVHQLKGSSSSIGAQRVQKLCIAFRNCCEELNTEGCLKCLQQVKHEYSLVKNKLETLFKLEQQTIAAGGSIPTL, encoded by the exons ATGGATGGTGTGGTTCAGTTGCAGAAGCAGTTGGTTGACTATACAGCCTCACTCTTTCATGAG GGATTTCTGGATGAGCAGTTTAACCAGCTTCAGCAGCTGCAAGATGAAAGCAACCCAGATTTTGTGGTTGAAGTTGTGTCTCTCTTCTTTGAGGATTCTGAGAGGCTTCTCAATGAACTGGGAAAAACCCT GGAACAGAAAACTGTCGATTTTAAAAAGGTGGATGCCCATGTTCACCAGTTGAAGGGTAGCAGCTCCAG TATTGGTGCACAGAGGGTTCAAAAACTCTGCATTGCCTTCAGGAATTGCTGCGAGGAGCTGAATACTGAAGG GTGTCTTAAATGTCTGCAACAAGTAAAGCATGAGTATTCTCTTGTGAAAAACAAGCTGGAAACTCTGTTCAAG CTTGAGCAACAGACTATTGCTGCAGGTGGTTCAATTCCTACTTTGTGA